In Bacillus sp. Marseille-Q1617, a genomic segment contains:
- a CDS encoding MetQ/NlpA family ABC transporter substrate-binding protein, whose amino-acid sequence MKKWLAGAVAAASIFGLAACGNDSGAGSDEKELVVGASNVPHAEILEQVKPILEEKGIDLQIETYQDYILPNKDLDNGDIDANYFQTIPYMELQMKDNEGYDFVNAGGIHIEPIGVYSKKYKSLEDLPEGATILMSNSVSDHGRILSLLEKKGLITLKDGVENTQAQIEDIEENPRNLKFDYEYEAGMLPQMYENEEGDAVVINSNYAIDAGLKPLEDSIAIEDTDSPYVNVITVNKGDEDKEEVKELVKALRSKEIQDFINKEWDGAVVPVSEE is encoded by the coding sequence ATGAAAAGGAACTGGTAGTGGGTGCTTCGAATGTACCGCACGCTGAAATCCTTGAACAGGTAAAGCCGATCCTGGAAGAGAAGGGAATCGATCTTCAAATCGAGACGTATCAGGATTATATCCTTCCTAACAAGGATCTAGATAACGGCGACATCGACGCCAACTATTTCCAGACGATCCCTTACATGGAGCTTCAAATGAAGGATAATGAGGGGTATGATTTCGTCAATGCGGGCGGCATCCATATCGAGCCGATCGGCGTTTACTCCAAGAAGTATAAATCCCTGGAGGACCTTCCGGAAGGGGCAACGATTTTGATGAGTAACTCTGTTTCCGATCACGGACGCATCCTAAGCTTATTGGAAAAGAAAGGGCTCATCACATTGAAGGATGGAGTCGAAAATACACAGGCTCAAATTGAAGATATAGAGGAAAACCCAAGAAACCTGAAATTTGATTATGAATATGAAGCGGGTATGCTTCCGCAAATGTACGAAAATGAAGAAGGCGATGCCGTGGTCATCAACTCCAACTATGCCATCGATGCCGGCCTGAAGCCGCTTGAAGATTCAATTGCCATCGAAGATACTGATTCTCCATATGTGAATGTCATCACTGTCAACAAAGGAGACGAAGATAAAGAAGAAGTGAAAGAACTCGTCAAAGCTCTGCGCTCAAAAGAAATCCAGGATTTCATCAATAAAGAGTGGGACGGGGCGGTTGTTCCTGTTTCAGAAGAATAA
- a CDS encoding carboxymuconolactone decarboxylase family protein, whose protein sequence is MQMEPRNTTEAALHDYKMGLGIFTEKMPELAQHYNTFTEHCFREGVLTTKEKQLIALGISLYSQDEYCIIYHTKGCIDEGCSEQEILEAVGVTAAFGGGAAMSQAVTLVQQSVQELNQLKQ, encoded by the coding sequence ATGCAAATGGAACCTAGAAATACAACCGAAGCGGCACTTCATGACTATAAAATGGGGCTTGGGATCTTCACGGAAAAAATGCCTGAGCTTGCACAGCATTATAATACATTCACAGAGCACTGTTTCAGGGAGGGTGTCCTTACTACAAAAGAAAAGCAGTTGATCGCCCTTGGAATCAGCCTCTATTCACAGGATGAATACTGCATCATCTACCACACAAAGGGATGCATCGATGAAGGATGCTCTGAACAGGAAATCCTTGAAGCCGTTGGAGTCACCGCGGCATTCGGCGGCGGGGCAGCCATGAGCCAGGCTGTCACCCTGGTACAGCAATCCGTGCAGGAACTGAACCAGCTTAAACAATAA